GTGCAATGAGACTACTTTTTCATTCAGAGATTCACCCTTTCTCAGTTTAAAGACAGCTGCTCCATTCACGATAATGCCCAGTATAGAAAGGTACAACATTCCTTCTACATTGGTTTCTTCAGGATTGAAAAGACCGGGAATTGCCTTAGTTAAGATAAATACGGAGCCCACGACTAATACTATGGAGTTTATGATAGCTCCTAACAGGGAAAACCGTTTATATCCAAACGAAAAGGTCTTTGTTCTGCCTTTTTTGGACAATTTTTGAAAATACCAGGATAGCCCCAAGCTCAGGCTATCTCCCAAATCATGTAAGGCATCAGATAAAATAGCCAAACTATTGGTGTACAGCCCCCCAATAATTTCAATTATCGTAAATGCAAGGTTGAGGAAGAAGGCTACTTTTACATTGCCTTCAGAATGATCATGTGAATGTTCGTTATTATTTCCCATAATTATTTTGAAAGATTTAAAATTCTTATTGCGCCTCGAATCACAAAGGTGAAAACTATTCCACCAATTACTAAATCTGGCCATTTACTCTCTAATAAATACACCAGTACACCCGCCAAAATCACACCGCCATTCACAATTATATCATTAGAGGTGAAAATGCTACTCGCTTGCATGTGAGCCTCATTACTTTTTGCTTTATTGATTAGCCAAAGTGTCACTAAATTTCCTGCTAGGGCTAGGATTGAAATTATAATCATCCAGTGAAACAAAGGTGTTCCACTTTCAGTAAAAAATCTTCTCAATACCTCCAAAAAACCTAAAAGAGCCAAGCCCATTTGAAAATAGCCACTTATTTTTGCCACTTTCTTTTTCCTAGCAACAGCAGCACCAACTGCCAATAAACTAAGCCCATAAACAATAGAGTCTGCTAGCATGTCCAAGGAATCAGCAACTAAGCCCATAGAGCTTGAAATCCAGCCTGTAGTCATCTCAATTACAAAAAAGACTAAATTTATTCCTAACACCCACCAAAGTACTTTTCTCTGCTGCGTATGATCAATAATTTCTGGCAAGTCTGCTTCTTGGGTGTTTACTAATTTTTCATTCAGTTGAAGTTCGGCTAGGGCGTTTTGAATGCCATCAATTTCAGCACTATGATATACCTGCAATTGTCGATGGGGAATATCAAATTCAAGCTGCTTAACCTCTTCTAAACTTTCTAGCTTCATTCGAATCATCTGTTCCTCAGAGGCGCAATCCATTTTATGTATTTTAAAAGTGCTCTTATTCATATTTTGTTAAATATTAACTGATACAAAACCGCATGTTCTGAAAATTTTGAAATTCAATCTAATGTCCATGAGAAGCCTTACTTTTATTCATCTCTGAAATCAAATAGTAAGCATCACTCCATGCGACTAGCGCCCCTGCTGGAAGTGGCTCCAGAAGTTTTATCTCAACCCATCCATCTGCCTTCAACCCAGTTCGTATTTCCACAGCTTGAAAAGTCCATTCCGTTTCACCGTCTTTTTGAAGCTCTTCTGCAAGGAAAATATAAGGCTTTCCATCTTCTTCAATAATGGCTTCCTCTGGTAATGCTATGGCTTGCTTATTACTAGTTTCAATTCTAGCATTAATATACATACCGGGGATTAAAAAATTTTCCTTCTGCTCAATTTCTGCATGAACATGTACCGCTTTTGGGTTCTGCTCAAATTTCTTACCCACAGAATATATTTTAGCAGTCAAATTTGCACCTGGCACTGAAGCAACCGAGAATTTCATTTGTTGGCCTACCTCCACTTTATGAACATCCTTTTCAAACACCATCAAATCCGCATGAACATGTTCTGTATTCACAATCATGAACATTTCAGTTTGAGGCTCAACATATTGGCCGATCTGAACTTTGACTTTTTCTATGTACCCATTTATAGGACTGACAACAGGTACATACTGATAAATTTCACCAGCCTGAATTCTTCTTATGTTTAAACTTAATTGTTTCAATTGAGCTTCATAACCCTTCATTTCTCCTTGTTTTGCTTGGTAATTTGCTAAGGTCTCCTGGTAATCCTTTCCTGAGCCTACTTCCTCCTCATAAAGGCGCTTTTGTCTTTGCATCTCTTTTTCAAGATACTGGAATTGACTATAAGCTTGTATATAGTTACTTTGAAGATTGCTGAGATTAGGGTGTGACAAAAAAGCCAATACTTCACCTTTTTTAACCTTATCTCCTTCAATCACTTTTATACTTGTTACATTGGCTCCTAATATGCCAGTAACGGTAGCTTCATGCTGTGGAGGAACTTCTAAATGTCCATTTGCCTCCACAATTCCAGATAGGTTGCGGCTAGGCAGGGAATCCACCTTTATCCCTAGGCTTTCAAACTTAAGATTGGAAAGATGTAAAACAGACATTCCTGCTTCTTTATGTCCAGCCTCTTCTGCTGATTTATCCTTCGTATTATTTTCTATTCCAGTTGATTTACTGCCACAAGCTGTAATTACTGTTCCAAAAAAGAAGAATACCAGAATATATATAATTTGATTTTTCATTGCTTTATGTTTTATAAATCTGATGATTTTATGACTTATTTTGATGTTTTTAAATAATATTCTAATTGATAGCGACTTTCTAAGTATTGGCCAAAGGCATTCCAAGAATCCACTTCTACACTGATAGCATCTTTTACATTTTGTAGAAAAGAAACATAGTCAATAGCTCCTTCTCTGTAGGCTGCAATAGCACCTTTCCGCTGTTCGGTAGCAAGTGGCAAGGCCTCTTCACGGTAATATTTCCAGGAATCGTACCATTTCAGATACTGCGCTCTAACACGATTGTATTCATTGTTCAATTTCAATTGAGTCTCTTTATAATTTTGCTTAGCAATATCCTTTTGAATTTTAGCAGACTGCGACCTACCTAGTTCAGGTGCAAAAAATAAAGGAATTTTAATACCTACCTGATAAGTATAAAACCCAGACTGGCCTGCAATTTCCTGTCTGCCATATTGCCCTTGCAACTTCGGCAGAAACTGTGACCGCCTCTCCCTTATGATGGCATCTGCCACTTCAACTTCTTGTGCCGAAATATCCAATAATGGATGACTTCTTAGAGAATCTGCCACAAAATTTAGGGGATCTTCTAATTGTTCTGATGGAATATCTGCTACGGTGAATAAGCTGTCATTAGCAAACCACAGATTCAGTCGTTGCAGGGCACTTAGGTAGTCTCTGTAGGCTTGCTCTCTTTCAATATGTACTTTGTTGGCTTGATTAGCTGTTGCTAAAAATTCTAACTTAGAAGTAGCCTCTGTTTCCAATCTTATTTTAGCCGCTCTTTCTATATCCCTAAAAACAGAATCAAGTTTATCGTAAACTTCAAACTTATTCTTTGCAGCATAGAGATTTCCCCACGCACTACTTACTTCTCGCTCCAATTCGATTATAGATAGGTCGAGTGCTTTTTCAGCTAGCGCCACTTTTTCCTTTTGAAGGTTTCGCTTAGAGGCGACACCAAAAACATCAATATTTTGCTGTTGAAAGCCAATGCTTGTATACACTCCATTGGAACCATTGCCCGCTTCTTCTCTTCCTTTGAAAATCTGAGTATTCCCCAAATCCCAAGCTGTTTTCTTTAGTACTAGTTGCTTTTCAATTTCCAGTTTTGCCGATTTGATTTTAGGATAATTCTCGACCGCCTTTTTCTTAGCCTCATCTAAAGTGATTTCAGTAAACGAATCTTGCTGAACACCTTGTGCATGGCCTGAGCTTGACAAACCAAATAATCCTCCACAAATGATAAGTATAATAATAACATTGACACTTGGTGATCTTAGTCCTTTTCTCCTGTCAATTCTTCCTTCAACAAAAGTGTAAAGCACTGGCAATACTACCAGCGTAAGCATCGTGGCAGTAAGCATCCCTCCAATGACTACTGTGGCCAAAGGCCGCTGTACTTCAGCTCCTGCGGAGGCAGAAAATGCCATCGGTAAAAATCCAAAAATATCGGTTGTTGCAGTAAGCATAATTGGTCTGATTCGTTCTTTGGTTCCTGTTAAAATTCGTTCTCTAATACTTGTAACACCTTCTTCTTTCAATGAATTGAACCGATTGATTAATACCAACCCATTCAAAACGGCTACCCCAAATAGTACGATAAAGCCTACCCCTGCTGAAATACTGAAGGGCATATCTCGCAGCCAAAGAGCAAAAACACCCCCAATTGCAGCTAGTGGAATAGCGATATAAATCATAATGGATTGCGAGAAAGATTTTAAAGCAAAGTATAACAGTACAAATATTAAGAAGAGTGCTATGGGTACAACAATCATCAAACGACTTTT
This is a stretch of genomic DNA from Marivirga harenae. It encodes these proteins:
- a CDS encoding cation diffusion facilitator family transporter, translating into MGNNNEHSHDHSEGNVKVAFFLNLAFTIIEIIGGLYTNSLAILSDALHDLGDSLSLGLSWYFQKLSKKGRTKTFSFGYKRFSLLGAIINSIVLVVGSVFILTKAIPGLFNPEETNVEGMLYLSILGIIVNGAAVFKLRKGESLNEKVVSLHLLEDVLGWVAVFIGSIIMMYFDAPFIDPLLSVLISLFVLYNVYKNLKKSLLVVMQGIPSDVSIDKIRKKLEVIDEIKDVHDCHVWSLDGNYHIMSIHIRLKEDFRLSELSEIKKKARNELKDESVNHITIETESMEENCELDDC
- a CDS encoding cation transporter, yielding MNKSTFKIHKMDCASEEQMIRMKLESLEEVKQLEFDIPHRQLQVYHSAEIDGIQNALAELQLNEKLVNTQEADLPEIIDHTQQRKVLWWVLGINLVFFVIEMTTGWISSSMGLVADSLDMLADSIVYGLSLLAVGAAVARKKKVAKISGYFQMGLALLGFLEVLRRFFTESGTPLFHWMIIISILALAGNLVTLWLINKAKSNEAHMQASSIFTSNDIIVNGGVILAGVLVYLLESKWPDLVIGGIVFTFVIRGAIRILNLSK
- a CDS encoding efflux RND transporter periplasmic adaptor subunit, producing MKNQIIYILVFFFFGTVITACGSKSTGIENNTKDKSAEEAGHKEAGMSVLHLSNLKFESLGIKVDSLPSRNLSGIVEANGHLEVPPQHEATVTGILGANVTSIKVIEGDKVKKGEVLAFLSHPNLSNLQSNYIQAYSQFQYLEKEMQRQKRLYEEEVGSGKDYQETLANYQAKQGEMKGYEAQLKQLSLNIRRIQAGEIYQYVPVVSPINGYIEKVKVQIGQYVEPQTEMFMIVNTEHVHADLMVFEKDVHKVEVGQQMKFSVASVPGANLTAKIYSVGKKFEQNPKAVHVHAEIEQKENFLIPGMYINARIETSNKQAIALPEEAIIEEDGKPYIFLAEELQKDGETEWTFQAVEIRTGLKADGWVEIKLLEPLPAGALVAWSDAYYLISEMNKSKASHGH